In Runella sp. SP2, the genomic window GGTGTGGCCCGCCAATGACAAATACGTTGTTGGCCGTACCGTGGTCGGTACCATTTGAGGCATTTTGTTTGACCCGACGCCCAAACTCACTAAACGTCATAATCATGACATCATCAAGACGGTTAGTTGACTTTAGGTCTTCCACAAATACACCTACCGCTTCGGCGTACTGGCGCAACAGGCGGTCTTGCTGGTCGTTTTGACGAATGTGCGTATCAAAACCCGACAGCGAAACGTAATACACCCGCGTGCTTACGCCCGAGGTAATCAGCTCCGCAATAGTTTTGAGGCTTTTTCCTAATTCCGTTGTCGGATACAACTTACTAGATTTATGTATTTGGGCTTTGTTGTACACATATTCAGCCGACGACACGGTTTCTGCCAAGGTTTTGTACAAATACGCCACATTTTCGTGGTCGTCGGCAGGGGTTAGTTTTGAATTAGCTTTTACAAAACCATTTTGGGTTTGGGAAAACAGCTTTTCTGGATTCTGAAGCGCTAACCCGTTCAGATTTTTTCCCTTCAACGCCAAACTCAACGTATCGTCGATTTCGAGGGCTTGGTGCGGGGCGGCTTTGACACTTTGACCCGTGCATTGTGCATCTAAATAGCGTCCAATCCAGCCCGTTGACAAATACTCGCTGGCACTGCTTCCCGTTTGCCAAATGTCCATCGAACGAAAGTGCGAGCGGTCAGGATTTGGATATCCTACATTGTTGATAATTGATACTAACCCGTTGTCGTACAATTCTTTGATTTTTTCAAGGGCGGGATTCAGTCCAATGTCATCGTTTAGGCGCAACACATTCGTTGATTTTATGGCGATAGACGGCCGTTCACGGTAATAAATATCATTCCGAAACGGCACCACGGTATTGAGGCCATCGTTTCCTCCCGACAATTGGATGATGACAACCACTTTTTCGTTGAGCGTAGAAGGTGCGGAGTACTGCGTTTCGTAGGCTTTCAAAAATTGAGGGACTAATAACGAGCCTGCGGTCGTAAAAGTC contains:
- a CDS encoding DUF1501 domain-containing protein, whose amino-acid sequence is MKRREFLRNTTFTTAGSLLVPQFLKAYETQYSAPSTLNEKVVVIIQLSGGNDGLNTVVPFRNDIYYRERPSIAIKSTNVLRLNDDIGLNPALEKIKELYDNGLVSIINNVGYPNPDRSHFRSMDIWQTGSSASEYLSTGWIGRYLDAQCTGQSVKAAPHQALEIDDTLSLALKGKNLNGLALQNPEKLFSQTQNGFVKANSKLTPADDHENVAYLYKTLAETVSSAEYVYNKAQIHKSSKLYPTTELGKSLKTIAELITSGVSTRVYYVSLSGFDTHIRQNDQQDRLLRQYAEAVGVFVEDLKSTNRLDDVMIMTFSEFGRRVKQNASNGTDHGTANNVFVIGGPHRTKPVLSEAPDLTDLDNGDLKYKIDFRQIYSTLLDDWLKADSRLVLGQAFEPVRLFG